ttgagaaaacaaaaaggtcCTCTGGTGAGAAAGTAATGAATCGTCAGAAGACCATTCATACCCACACTAAAATGGAGTAGGTACACGGTAAGTGGCTTAATCAAGTGGCTACTAAGTGTATATTACAGTGTACTTCAGTAATGTAGAGGTGGTGGAAATTTTGAGAAACAGGATGTATGCATATATTCTGTACATTACCTCAAGTTCCAAATGTGACCACATGTCTTCAGTAACAACTTGATTTGATCTGGAGGTCACGTACTGGAAAAGTCGTACAAATGGGCAAACATCTAGGAAGAGAGGTTTTAATTATAGCAACAGTAGTGCGTATTACACACAAACAACTTGGCAGAGACTGCTAAAGTCCTTTCTATATACACGGTCACACTTACAGTTATGGGAGCAAAGCTTGATCGCCATTTCGTCACAGTCCAACAGAAGTGCCAGAAATCTCACAAAGAGCCAAACGGTGCTGTATGGTGATTCCAAAGACAAGTTTTGGGTCACAGCCTGACTGGCCAACAACACCTGAAATCTGGATTTTGAAACAGGTCAATCATAAACAGATCCTACAATCTCAAATCATTACTGAACAACTCAATCaataacataaatgtgtgtgacgGTCTGGGTAAACCAATCAGATGATGTTGTGTCTGAATTCtggcaacaaaaacaacaacgacgCATAAAACAAAGATCATTCTTCAAAACAATGTACAAATGCTCTAACTTTCTAAACATGCCTAGGCGTTCTGCAAATACACTTGAGGTAGAGACGGAGAGAGTTTAACAAAGGAGATGAAAATGGCGGTAGGCTATGACTAACAGCAGGTTTAAAAGATAGACcgttttctgtcatttatttatttttaaatccccacccccaacacacccacacacattttctcctaATTTAGTCTTGGCCAGCTCCCACCCGCCCTCCAGCTCTCCCCATCATACGTCATGGCGTAACACACTTGCAGGAAAGCACCATTTGCCCTCTTCTACATATATGatctcacagacacccacattGTGATCGACGCAATGACACGAGCTCTCACAtggctgtgattgacaggggagagagtgtaTGCTATCCCTTCCTACCAGAGAGCACAGCTAATTTTGCTGTCACGGATAGCTGTGGCGTCGACGCGATTCAAACTGGGGATCTCCGGACGATGCGGCGAATGCTTTTCTTTCGTAAAACACAGGACACATATTTATTCAATACATGTTAAATGTAAGAAATCAATATGTGCCATTCGTTTTTGGACAGTGAATGCGTTGGGGTCTTTCCgtggacgtgaagctgaggaggagttcatcgctaaacgaggagcgacctctacaatctggaactggtttggttacagaaaatcagttttacttttagatcaaagTTCGTGTTTCTGAGGATCTCAAGATCACAGTGATCGCTTGTAGATaaaaaacagtggtgcatggTACTATACTGACATcctcactgatatcgttatcgcaatgaCTACCAGAatatatcgtgatatagttttaagtccatatcgcccatccctaataGAAACACCAAAAATTTCTATTCAATAGAATTAAGAAACAGTAAAAGAACAACGCATACTATTAATCTTCAGAAAACAGAACCTATATTTAAGTTAAGGATTTGTCATGCATTTGTGACGACACAATAAAAACCAGATATAGCTAAACCTGATACTTACACTGTataattaacaaaaacaaacattaagaGGAAAATTGTATACATTTTGACCGGTGTATGGTGCCATTTTAATAAGGATGTAAAGAAACTGTCCCGGAATGACATGTACCTCCACAGCTGGCTCTCCTCGGCTCGCTCAGCCAGCGCACACAGAGTCCTGAGACTGGAATTCACCACAGCTTCTCTCTGACTCGCGTTACTAACAAACTTCAAATCCACCAACTGGAAGAGCTTCTTGAGCAGTGGACTGTGGGATTGCAGCTCATCACAGGTGTTCTCTGCAGTGCTGCTCTGAGGCTGACGGAGTCGGTTTTCACTGAGCTTTTCTGAATCCTTTCCCTCTTGACCGCAGAGAAGAGAGTTTACGGCTTCACTGCTTTCGCACACAATGTGATAAAGAGCTTTCATAGCTGCTAAGGCGAATTCCTCTTGAACACATAAAGACTCCTCGACCGTAGAAGCAGAGCTGCTGTTTGAGACTCCTGGTTGAAAGGATGGGGGGGAAATACTCCATTTTAATTCTCACttcatggatgcacaaaaatcacataaataaaagaaatatcttGAACAGGGATGAAAAATGTTGAAATCCAAACGAGTATATAATGCTCATTCAAATTTTACATTATAATAGTGCATTACAatgtcatatttttttccattaaaaacattaatgctGCAGAAATACTGACAGCCTTAATGGAAGAACATTATAAGATATAAATGATATGTGTCCGAGATTTCCCAGAGTGCTGGAGTGAGTAGCATGTTCAGCAGCCCGAAGCGCGACAGCGTGCACTTCTGGGTTTttgacatttataaaaaaataaataaataaaaaataaaaaaaaagtaagatgcAGTTAATCACCCTGAACCACTGAAATCAAAGAGCTCTGGGGTCCTTACAGATTCCCATCCCTACCTGACAGTGCACTTGCTTGAAGGGGACTCTTTCCTGACCTGTCAATGGTTTCAAGGGTCTGACAATACAGGCTGATGTGGTAGTGAAGTAAAGGAAGGAGGTGGACAGCAGGTGGGCAGGACCTTCTGAGGAGCTGAGGGGAAACACAGTGCGCTAGCAAGGCCAGTCCTGACATAGCCAGACTCTGATGCTGATAGAAGTGCACTCGAGGCTGATGGAGCAGCCGGGTGTCTGTGGAGGACGTGCTAGAACCGAGTGAAGATGTgctggagaaggagaagggTTCATGTTTAGTACGTTCCCTAGATAAGTAAATATCATGTAGGTTACTGATAAGAATGGACCGACTGacctactgtatatttcatAATAAAGCGATAAGCTACCAGAGGGTGTGTGCTATAGTGATTTTATCACCGGTAAAGGTGTCCACAAATCATAATAAAGAGTAATAAAGTCCAATGCTAAACACGAGTTACACGATAAAAGACcgtcttcaataaataatttgatTTGTTACTAATAATATTCACTATTAACACAATTCTTCCACAACACAGTGCAGTCTGTTAACAGTAACCTTTGATGGATAGAACAATGGCTTtagaataaacattttaaaacctgccacattaatacagaattcaATGCATTCACAAGTTTGTATAAATGCAGGACTTTGCAATTGCTTTGAACATGGCTGAGTTATTCAGTTTTTAGAAATCAAGAATAACCAAAGCGTTTTAGACCACTCAGATCGATCCAGGCCTCACAAGCAgttggcttcacatgtcttggaggaagcacgttAGCCTTAGCTGTCATATGTTAGGGGAGACCTAAGAGGCGGGTGGGAATTGTCAGGCAACCAAATTTgggaagaggaaaaggaaaaagaaaaaacttgcTAGCAACAAAAGATTAGATGTTATCCCATTATGCCCCTTTACCAATTGATTTTTTCCTCCTTATTAGTGTTACATTTACACCAAGTTGACCTACCATATACCTTAGGTAAGTAGGCATACAATTACTAACTCTAGCCCATTTGCTGCAATGCACATGGCATGTTTCAATCACCAAAGGCCAACCGCTTAGATATTATTTGAATAACGGACTATTCTTAGCACAGCACTGAAACTTCACAAAGGCTTAAGTGCTTTGCTTTTACTCAAAACCAACGCAGTCATGCAGGACTTACGGACTAGTGTAGTCTGACTGGGTGAATATGGCAGGTAGAGCATCTGGACTGATGCACAGCAAGTGACAAAGGCCTAAAAAGCTCGGCTCCAAAGGGTGCTGAAGCAGCAGATTCAATAATGCAGGTCCTGAAATGACAAATCAACATCAGCTTCACAACggcataaatttaaaaaacaagaacaactaAAATCATTCATAATCACCTTTCTGATGAATCCCATCTGTATCCCGGGGTGTGGCTGAGCTCATATCACTTTTTCCCTGGTTTTGTTTCCCACCTATTTTAAATAGTTAAAGTTTtgttgcaaaacaaaaaaaaaatactgcaatacagtcccctctgaaagtattggaacagcaaggccaattctatatttttcactatacactgaagacatttgggtttgatatcAAAAGATGATGAGAATTACAGCTTTCCTGATATTTACTAGATGATATTTACTAGATTTAccacacatttttttcaagtgatcaaacaTCTTGGAACATGTGACACAGGTGTTACTTGTTACCCAGGtttgtcctgttagattgactgtttaaacaataaatagctctgaatataTACTCTTGGTttcagccttcagtttcacctgtgaggACTGCATCTGTTgctaaaaaggataagccaacatgaagatcagagagatgtctatgggagaaaagcaagccattttagagctgaaaaaagaaggaaaatcaaaAGGCTTTGCAGAAACATTAGGCattttggaatgtcctgaaaaagaaagaaaccattgtTGTCCTGAACAACAGAAATTGAaggggtcagccaaggaaaacaacagctgatgccagaaacattgtgagagctgtgaagaaaaacccaaaaacatcaccaacaatctccacagggcaggggtgaagatatcccaatccaccgttcgaagaagacttcattGTGAAAGAAatgtagaggccataccacaagatgcaaaccattcatcagcagtaagaatcggaaagagattggaattcgcaaagaaatagagagatgatccacaaaagttctggaaccaagatgaacctctaccaaagtgatggaaaggccaaagtgtggagaaagaaaggatctgctcatgatccaaaacatacaagctcaactgtgaaacatggtggaggtagtgtcatggcttgggcttgcatggctgcttctggaaaaGGTTCAccaatctttattgatgatgtaactcatgatggtagcagcagaatcaaTTCAGAAGTTTACTGGAACATTTTCTCTGCCAATTTACAAacaaatgcatccaaattaatcgggaggaaTTTCATCATACAGcacgacaatgacccaaaacacactgccaactcaacaaaggacgtCATCGGGAGGGAAAAGTAGAAGATTTTAGACTGCCCAAGTCAATCAGCAGACCTTAAACCAATTGAGCAGGATTTAACCtgctgaagaggagactgaattTAGAAACCCCTTGAAACAAACAATAACTGGAAGAGggtgcagtaaaagcctggaaaagcatcataaaagaagaaaccaacactTTTGTGATGTCAATGGGTTGCAGGCTTGAAgcagttactgcaagcaagggatatgcaaccaaataataaagtgttatttactttaatgtaCTTCACAGGGTATGTGCAGCTATCACTTCAAATTTAATCATTTTgaataccatattcaagacatttcccaAAAAATATAAGACCTGCAtgtcacttcaatcatgctacacgGTACATCAGGTATAATGGTgcacagcacaaacaaataaactggccttgctgttccaatagtttcagagtgGACTGTAATTCTTGCATCAatataactaactaaataaatcataataacacataaatcatatttttacTCCAGTAGAGATTCAAACTGGATGCAAAACATATCTTGTTTACACTAGTGTCAGATATCGGCcacatttaaaaagagagaacagGACCAAACAAATTCATTTTCCCATCGTTTCCAAACGTATTAAACAGCACATTTGCTACACACTGGCAAATTTGATGACTTCCTTTGACGGATGTCCTTTTGCAACTCTTTGACGTCCTTCTGCCAACCCATATTACACAACGCTATCACTGCCTCAGAGTCTGGCCAAGAATTTATGCTCTGACTTAATGCTTCATTCATCCAGGTGCACAAACTATCCACATTGTACAACACAGCACTGCTGTTTTTTATCTGGAAAGATTATTACATCATGGTCtcattttttattctaattatATTTGCATTGTGTAGAAGTGACATATTAATACGTAGCAAACACAGATTAAACTAGACAtgtacagtgctatgaaaaagtatttgctcccaccctgatttcttgtttttgtgtatctctcatattaaacagttttagatcttcaaatgaaatacaatgtaaaaacaaaggcaacctgagtaaacacacaatacagttttaattttttttttattgaagtaaaaaaaacgttatccaacacctgtcaccaatgtgaaaaactaaatgcccccttaaacttcaaatctgtttgtgccatctttagcaacaataactgcaactttcgataactggagatcagtctttcacttacttctaggactaggatttagtccgatgctttggatcattgtcttgctgcataatccagttgcgctcgAGTTTCAACTTAAGGACTGaggactggacattctcctttaggattttctggtagagagaggaattcatgtttccctcaattattgctagttgcccaggccctgaagcagcaaagcatccccacaccatcacacttccaccaccatgcttgaccatgaTGCATGCATGATGTTCagtttgtggaattctgtgtttggtttatgccagatgtaacgggacccctgtattccaaacagttccactttcaactcatcaatccacagaacattctcccaaaaattctgaggatcatcaaggtgtattttggcaaaattcagatgagccttaatgttcttctgggttagcagtggttttcacctcaccactcttccatggatgccatttttgcccagtgtctttctgatagtggagtcatgaacagtgacctttattgatgcaagagaggcctgtaattcctctgatgttgtccttggaccttttgtgacttcctggatgagcatttgctgtgctcttggaggaattctgGAAGGTcgaccacttctgggaaggttcactactgtgccgttTTTCCATTTGAATATAATGGCCCTCGCTGTGGTACtatggagtcccagagcctttgaaatagctttgtaacccttcccagaccgATGTATTTaagtcaccttcttcctcatcctttctggaatttctttcaactttggcagtgtgctactgggtaagaccttttaaccttaACCTTttacagtaatcaggcctggttgtgtctagtccagctgaaccccattatgaatgcagtttcatagatttgggggaTTTAGGGGCAAACACATTTTCCACACAGGCCCATTTGGTATTGGATAaggtttttgcttcaataaataacattatcatttaaaaactgtattttgtgtttactcaggttgcctttgttttatcttagattcagttttaatttctgaaacaatttagtatgagatacacacaaacacagaagagaTCAGGATGGCAGCAAATACCttctcacagcactgtatctatGAATTGTGTCAGAAACAGATCATACCCTCTGTATGCTGGCTTTTGGCTGCTGATGGTTTTACAGGCAGCTCGGCTGAGAAGGATTCCTTAGTCACGAACGCACGACCTCCAGGAGAGTTCGCACTACACGCAGGGAGAATTTGTGCTGCACTCAGTGTGTATTCTTTTGAAGAACAAATTTGTAGTATTCACAGACTGTTGCAGTTACCTGTTTCTTACAGGAGTGCCAACTACCTTCGCACCACGCTCAGAGCTCTGCAGTTTACTCCGCATTTCATTCATCTCAGCTTCCTTAAAATGCAACTCAGACTTTAAGGACTCCACCTAGAAAAGTAAATATCAAAAGTACATAAAATCAAGAAAACATGGCTTCATATTGAGGCAGTAGACATATACAATGTTcaactgtaaaaaaaagaactccTACCTTTTAACCAAATGATGcttttgtgtaattttacaGAATTCCCTTAAACTACCCCCAACTTGCCACAAGCCACCCTGAATAGTATCTCAGTATCTCAATGCGTATCTGGTGTCTGACACTGAACGATACGCCGTTATCgattaaaaatgacaagaatGCTACAGAGCTAAAACCTAAATCCACACCAGTCTTAAATCTGAAGTCACTTTCTTCCTCTGAAAGCAGTTTGATATTCTAATTTTGAACATGAATGATACTAGAAATGTTTGggaatttttaaatgatcatttcgATTATTATTCAGATTATTCATACAAGATGAAAATTATCCTGAAACCCTATTAGGCTACCAcagaatacttttatttaaacaaatcatGACCTTAGCATCTCCCATTCATTCTTAATCCAGATAGACCCTTACAAATCTGTCAGGAAATATGTATTTACATGCATGTTTAATCCCCACCTTTAAAAAACATACAAGCGAGACCACTGATTTTACCCCCGCACAACGTCTACTAATGGGAAGCCAAAGTGAATATTTCGGATGCGGATTTGAAATTGTACAAATTTAGTGGAGAATTAGCACATTTGCATCAGAATAAATCCCCAGCCTCGCCATAACATTGGGTAATAGGTAACCATTTCACTTCTAAAGCATGTCTGGCTCAATTCGTAAGATGGCATGATGTTAGTTTTCATCTCTATAAGTACAGAGAACCGACCTTCTTAGAAAGCtccttctctttttcactcCGGACCCGAGCTCGGTCTCTCTCCAGCTCGAGATGAGCCTGTCTCTGCTGCTCCTTCTCCTGATTGGCCTGTCTGAGGGAGTCTCGCAGAACCCGGATTTCCCCATTCTTCATCAGTATCTGCTCCTCTACCTCCTTCAGCTGCACGCAACACATATGTTGACTGACAAAACATTTCACCAATGTGTTCAGTGTCCCACGTTTGATTTACATATAGTTTGAGGCTAAAAAAATGTAAGCCACCAGTTTAGCATGGAGTATGATCAAATCCTGATACAGTCTGAAGCAAATTTATTGAGTTGTTTAGCATTTTAGGTCtaaaaaaatggacaaaagaTCATACCTCCTTGGTATCAACTAGGGATGTAAATCATGGCGCTTCATGATGATACAACCTAATATCGATTGTTTTAGAAAATGTATTGAGCTTTTTTCCACTATGCAATACTACATATTTCAGTGCAAAGAAGGACCCGTGATGAACTTCAACTTTGCCGGATGTCACATCACACATGTCACATTTAATACCCTAGACCAGCCCATTTTTTTTGTGGTGGAAGAACTTGGATAAATGAAGTGACAGTTCAGTTCTTACTATCCTTAGATTTATTACTGAGATGTTTCAACAggaatataaagataaataacaacTAGAGTATTGTTCTCTGCTACAAAACACCCATCTATGACATTATGAAAAAATGTATAGACTATTTTTGGTAGCTAACACATGCCTTGGCATGTTTATATGACCGTTTATATCGCCATGGTAACGACTCGGGTACGGGCGAGTGAGTgattgcgagagagagagagcacgagtgagagagagagagcgagcaagagcATGCATGCTCTGAGCCAAGTGATGTGAGAAAACGGCACTTTCTAACGCAGAAGTAACTCACATgctgctttaaatacaaatgtagtgtaattaaTTACTTTAGATACAAGTAACACAATAATGTAACATGCTTTTTCTGCGTGTGAGATGCAGAGAGAAAGCAGGCAAGTAGTCCCATCTTAAAATTATACATGCGTCGATGTTTACGCACTGCATCGATACGTTGGATCGTTGTTTATTTGATCGATACACCGAGCCATATCCATGAATCATTACACCCCTAGTATCAACTTGTGCATATCAGACTCAAGTAAGAGAGAGTTTGAAAGCGGAATTGTGTATTAGAAGAgatttggaaaataataatagagCTCCAATTAGatttgtatatataattttttaaatatggacCTATTTCATAAAGCTGCATGTCATTTGAGTGGACTGTAACTGACCTGCAGGTTACACAGTGCTAAACCTGGAGCTAGATTATTCCCTGACTTGTTAGATTTGTAAGTGcagtacaaaaataaagaagtaaACTTCTCACTATAAATACGTCTTTGCTGATTGATTACAGAATTAAAAATGGACTCTATATACATTCATATCATCCACACACCTTTCTCTTTAACTCTGCTTGCTGGGTTTCCAGGCGGCTGTAGTCCAGTTCGTCTTGGTCTTGGCCATTTCCTTCTGTGAAAAACGCAATCATTACAAGTAGAAATGCATCGATCCGATATTGGGTATCAGTAATAGGTCGAACATGGGCTGGAATCCTGCACCAGTCACGAATCAGatttgacttatttatttattttttaacatgttgTGATCTTACCTGGCTGgattttcctcttttttgtcTTTAGCAAATGGAAATAAGGTCAAATGGTATgactttacagaaaaaaaaaacactattatcAAAGCAGGAAAAAACCAAATAATGAATGTGTCAGATTTGTATTGACCAGCAGGCAGccttatataaaaaaataataataataaattccagTTCATTATAATGAATGATTCTCAATATGAGGAAACGTTATCTTGATTTACCACAGTGTTCCCCAGCTTCATGGAGacagtaaattattattattattattattattattattattattgtacttcATTGTACTTTGCTACTATACTTGAGTATAATTTCACAGGATTTGTACTTCCCTGTACATGCAcgtaattaaaaatgaattactCTTAATAAACTCTTTTATTAAAACTcttaattaattacattattaagTACTCATAAATCTCAAAGATGACTTCcaagtttttcttttgtctaTGCCAAAAACAATTATGTTTCGATACCATAAGCAATCATCTTTGTGCAACTCTTCCGTTATTCACTTTATCTTCTTGTATTAAAGCCTGACTCCATGGAAACAATGTATATAGATTGAGATCATGGGTAGTGTGGCTCTATTCTGTTTGATGTTAAACAAAAGTCACAGGAAAAGGTATTAAAGCTAGCACTTCCCCTAACAACAAAGTTTGATGAGCTACTTCCACTTATAgatgaggtcataagtttacatacgcctggTAGAACgtgcaaaatgttaaaattttattcaataaataaataaataaataaatagaggaatcataaaaattgcattttttaattttttttttttatttagtcctgccctgaataagctatttcacataacagatctttatatatatataatccacaagacacaatgataactgaatttacacaaatgaaccagttcaaactggtttacaccccctggctcttaatgtatcatgttaccTTCTAAAGCACCAGTGAATATTTGCACCTTTTTGTAATGGTCATGTACGAGTCTCTCAGTCGTCCTCCGTGTGAAAAGCTGGatcttttgaactggttcatttgtgtaaattcagttattattgtgtcttgtcgACTAggtgtaaacatctgttatgtgaaatagcttattcagggcagaacaaaataaaaatcaaaatgaaattATCACGATCcctattattgtttttaaaatattaacattttgcagattctgcaaggggtatgtaaacttagGACCTCGACTGTAAGTAAGATTTGACACAATGACCATGCTTTCACGTAAGTATAATTTTCTCTACATTCTTCAGCCCTGT
This window of the Ictalurus furcatus strain D&B chromosome 21, Billie_1.0, whole genome shotgun sequence genome carries:
- the atrip gene encoding ATR-interacting protein isoform X2, producing MEYPPNKRHRGLHNEDPARTDAFGDDEDFTQDDLEEIDIIASQAITRDAQATSSKRSFESISVFPEQNKAPIREGRKTFAIGNSQPNSSMYNNMETKRNYTTEGNGQDQDELDYSRLETQQAELKRKLKEVEEQILMKNGEIRVLRDSLRQANQEKEQQRQAHLELERDRARVRSEKEKELSKKVESLKSELHFKEAEMNEMRSKLQSSERGAKVVGTPVRNSANSPGGRAFVTKESFSAELPVKPSAAKSQHTEGGKQNQGKSDMSSATPRDTDGIHQKGPALLNLLLQHPLEPSFLGLCHLLCISPDALPAIFTQSDYTSPTSSLGSSTSSTDTRLLHQPRVHFYQHQSLAMSGLALLAHCVSPQLLRRSCPPAVHLLPLLHYHISLYCQTLETIDRSGKSPLQASALSGVSNSSSASTVEESLCVQEEFALAAMKALYHIVCESSEAVNSLLCGQEGKDSEKLSENRLRQPQSSTAENTCDELQSHSPLLKKLFQLVDLKFVSNASQREAVVNSSLRTLCALAERAEESQLWRFQVLLASQAVTQNLSLESPYSTVWLFVRFLALLLDCDEMAIKLCSHNYVCPFVRLFQYVTSRSNQVVTEDMWSHLELEVVRLLAKLFTQKTSTWAALNAESNCPCSSEVVRTVVVVLHRQWLSIKGQEKHVGHVQMWTGPSVHSLRETLMLLHWLLLNDSSFSMHCLEVLHMYHQIIPAVRDTLRRIPDLSECEELAIEEICRPEAEEVEDMDIDTGS
- the atrip gene encoding ATR-interacting protein isoform X1, whose translation is MEYPPNKRHRGLHNEDPARTDAFGDDEDFTQDDLEEIDIIASQAITRDAQATSSKRSFESISVFPEQNKAPIREGRKTFAIGNSQPNSSMYNNMETKRNYTTEGNGQDQDELDYSRLETQQAELKRKLKEVEEQILMKNGEIRVLRDSLRQANQEKEQQRQAHLELERDRARVRSEKEKELSKKVESLKSELHFKEAEMNEMRSKLQSSERGAKVVGTPVRNSANSPGGRAFVTKESFSAELPVKPSAAKSQHTEGGKQNQGKSDMSSATPRDTDGIHQKGPALLNLLLQHPLEPSFLGLCHLLCISPDALPAIFTQSDYTSPTSSLGSSTSSTDTRLLHQPRVHFYQHQSLAMSGLALLAHCVSPQLLRRSCPPAVHLLPLLHYHISLYCQTLETIDRSGKSPLQASALSGVSNSSSASTVEESLCVQEEFALAAMKALYHIVCESSEAVNSLLCGQEGKDSEKLSENRLRQPQSSTAENTCDELQSHSPLLKKLFQLVDLKFVSNASQREAVVNSSLRTLCALAERAEESQLWRFQVLLASQAVTQNLSLESPYSTVWLFVRFLALLLDCDEMAIKLCSHNYVCPFVRLFQYVTSRSNQVVTEDMWSHLELEVVRLLAKLFTQKTSTWAALNAESNCPCSSEVVRTVVVVLHRQWLSIKGQEKHVGHVQMWTGPSVHSLRETLMLLHWLLLNDSSFSMHCLEVLHMYHQIIPAVRDTLRRIPDLSECEGERVHSAFILVLLPCLFFFFFFSSPTTLSLFSCHLLDIVSNYKESLTS